A genomic region of Anopheles coustani chromosome 3, idAnoCousDA_361_x.2, whole genome shotgun sequence contains the following coding sequences:
- the LOC131264364 gene encoding peroxiredoxin-5, mitochondrial, with amino-acid sequence MNSLVRPSCTFIKSCVLNQCGRPQQLLNVAASFHTSKMVQIKEGDKVPSVDLFEDSPANKVNVADLCAGKKVILFAVPGAFTPGCSKTHLPGYVEKAAELKSSGATEIVCVSVNDPFVMSAWGKQHNASGKVRMLADPAAAFTKALDLGADLPPLGGLRSKRYSMVLEDGVVKSLNVEPDGTGLSCSLADKIKL; translated from the exons ATGAATTCACTCGTGCGTCCGTCGTGTACCTTCATTAAGTCCTGTGTGCTGAACCAGTGCGGACGTCCCCAACAGTTGCTGAACGTTGCTGCCTCATTCCATACCTCGAAGATGGTGCAAATTAAG GAAGGAGATAAGGTACCCTCGGTCGACCTGTTCGAGGATTCACCGGCCAACAAAGTCAACGTAGCGGATCTGTGCGCCGGCAAGAAGGTGATCCTGTTTGCCGTTCCTGGCGCCTTCACGCCCGGCTGCTCCAAGACCCACCTGCCGGGGTACGTCGAGAAGGCAGCGGAACTGAAGTCGTCTGGTGCGACGGAAATTGTGTGCGTTTCAGTAAACGACCCGTTCGTCATGTCCGCCTGGGGCAAGCAGCACAATGCCAGCGGTAAGGTGCGCATGCTGGCCGATCCGGCCGCCGCCTTCACGAAGGCCCTCGATCTGGGCGCCGATCTGCCACCACTCGGTGGCCTACGCTCGAAGCGGTACTCGATGGTGCTGGAGGATGGCGTGGTGAAGTCACTCAACGTGGAACCGGACGGTACGGGACTGTCCTGTTCGTTGGCCGACAAGATCAAGCTGTAG
- the LOC131258869 gene encoding DNA polymerase zeta subunit 2 codes for MGPGLENLENDVIMEMVEIYVNAILYKRNLYPEAIFRARKAYNIPVYMSIYKTLNEYIEKTLRAARELNRTHKLRRLEVLIYHDEEKPKESYVFDFDHKGFALEKDQCMLAFEEELRSSLLALDSRMKDLKPLPADDDVRFKIVLHTTESAFVKIGTDPRLQSFPFVKNNAIEEAMEKSKIQLLPVQHTSSVGIQVYVEEYN; via the exons ATGGGACCGGGTTTAGAAAATCTTG AAAATGACGTCATCATGGAAATGGTAGAAATATACGTAAACGCAATACTATACAAACGAAACCTCTATCCGGAAGCAATTTTTCGTGCCCGCAAAGCGTACAACATTCCCGTGTACATGTCGATTTACAAGACTTTGAACGAGTACATCGAGAAGACCCTTCGGGCGGCCCGTGAATTGAATCGGACGCACAAACTGCGGCGTTTGGAGGTGCTCATCTACCACGACGAGGAGAAACCGAAGGAAAGTTACGTGTTCGACTTTGATCATAAAGGGTTTGCCCTGGAAAAAGATCAATGTATGCTTGCGTTCGAGGAAGAGCTACGATCATCACTGCTGGCGCTAGACTCCCGGATGAAAGATCTGAAACCGCTCCCCGCGGACGACGATGTGCGATTTAAAATTGTACTTCACACGACGGAGTCGGCGTTCGTGAAAATCGGGACCGATCCAAGGCTGCAGAGCTTCCCGTTCGTTAAAAACAATGCGATCGAAGAAGCGATGGAAAAGTCCAAAATACAGCTATTGCCGGTCCAGCACACATCTTCTGTAGGAATACAAGTTTATGTCGAAGAGTACAATTAA